The sequence below is a genomic window from Coffea arabica cultivar ET-39 chromosome 4c, Coffea Arabica ET-39 HiFi, whole genome shotgun sequence.
TATTGGAGAATAATAACGACATCCACATACTCACCAATCCTGCTGCAGATTTTAAACATCATAGGAATGCTATTATTAGGTAATGCATCGCTATCAATTCACGTGAACTCTCCCTCACAAAAAACACAAATACAAACATCTCGAAAGAAAAGCTGAATGCATGAATGCAATTCATTGTACCAAGTTGCTGTGGCGTACACAATAATACAATATTGTGTACaaaaatctatatatatatatatatggttatCAGAAGTCCTTGTCTTCTTTTTCCATCACTGTCCTGTGTCCATATTAGAGATTAGCAAAGCAAAAGTTGTAGGCCTGGTGGTCACCACCAGTCTTGGTAGAGACCCTTGATCTCCCACTAACTACCACTTTATGTGACAGACTGACTTAATTAGCTTTCTTCGATGAGATCTCGGACTCACGTTGAGTCCCTCTCCCTTTCCTCTAAATTAGGTTATAAAAATTTTAccgttttaaaaaaaaaaacaatgacaCAATCACACTAGTCTTGGATGTGTCATAGAATCTATTACAAGGATGGagaattataataataataataatggcaCAATCGCAAAGTTGAGGGAaagctttattattattttttcttccattttgattcttttgctTAAGAGGTCCGAAATCTCAACAGTACATCAGTAATTTTTATGAGCACGAGGGAAAAGAGATTTTTCAAGTAGCATGAAGATTAAGGTAAGCTTAGGCCAAAACAAGTGAATGGTGTAAATGTTGGGAATCTATTCTCTTGCGTATTCTTTCTCTAATTTAAACAACAAAAGCAATTTCTCTTCTGCAATCAAATTTTGTGCATTTCCAAATCAAGCAACTACCACTGAGGCGAGGAACTACAAAATTTATAACTTGCAGTATTAATTTCATAGGTGGAAATGGTGGGACCATTTCCATCCACCACAGGTCCATCAACATTTACACACAATTAATGTCCACCCATACTAACAATTAAAGTATGTATACTCCTCCTCACTCCTCACAGTTTCCAACTTTAATTCTGgaaagctttttctttttttttttttttttttttttttgggtaaaccTTAAATCTGCAATTACCAGCTTATAATTACGATTGAAATTTAAACACTAAATATTTGCACCAAATGTACTACTAACATTTATTGGGGCTAAAACCAAACTGCCTGTTAGCCAGGTCGAAACTGACACGTGTCCCTTGCTGCTGCACATTACCGATAATGGACAGTGAACTCGTCGGAGCAAATGCCAAACAAAATTTCCCCCGCCCATCAACCGGCACCAAGTAATTACTCGGCTTCAATGACAGCCTCTTCCCACTCGCAAACAAAAAAGACACCGTTGGAACCCTCACCGAACCGCCGACTGATGAAAAATCATAACACGTGTCGAACAAAGAGAACCCACTGGACGAAGGCAAATCTGATGCGTACTTCTTAAACGCATCGCGCAGCGCGTTATACGCCTGTGTATTCAACCGAGTCACAGCCGTTCCCGAGTCAACTATAACTCCTCCGCGCCCATTTCCGTCCACCTGGAAAACCGACGCCGGAATCGATAGAGTCTCGCCGCCGACATTTATCCCGACCATGTCCAGGTAATAAAATAGATCCAGTTTGGGGTTTCTAACCATCGAAGCAAAGACTGAGTCACCGGGTGGGGCTGAGTTAAAATCCAGAGTCGAAGACGAGCTGGAGTCGCGGTTCACTAAACAGTAAGAAAACGACGTCGCTCTCAGTCGGCCAGGCAATGATAAAGGGGCTCGAGCCAGTCCAACTAAGCCAGCCGCACCAACAAACAAGCCCACATTATCATGCCCGCATCCGATGGGTACGTCACTAACCGAACCCGAGTTCCCAAACGACACCGTATCAGTAGCTAAATCCCCCATCGTGTAGGACCCATCCCCGTAATTAATCTGATAAATACACTTCCCATCACTACACCCTGAAATCTGGAGCTGCGAGCATTCCTGTGCGGAGCAAGAAACGGTTCGGTAAGTCGATGACGAACTCGGGTCGAACATCGGGTCGGTTTGTTGGTAGCAGTCGGCGCAGGGCTGGCATTGGAGCCAGCTGAGGTCGCTTCCGGTGTCGATAACCATGTAGTATGATCTGCCTGGTCGACCCACGCCCATACGGGCAAAGTACTCTCCGCTTCCCTGACTTACCCCGGAAGTTAACGGCGTCTCCAGGTCCTCCGGTTGGACGGCGGTCGGAACCGGTTTGAGGTCCGCTTGGGTGTAGCCGGAGAGAGCGAACTCGAGCTTGGAGTTGAGAGAGTTAACTTGGGCCGAGTCACGGGCGATACGGGCGCGCGTGAGGGAAGAATAATCTTTGTGCTGCGGTTTTTTCACGGAAGCCCTTGGGTGCAGTGAAAATGAGAGAACCGAAGAGTTATGTTGTGCGGTGGCAGTGATGGTAGGCTTAGCTTCTTCTTCCTGCTGGGCTTGTGGGGTTTGAGTGAAAACTTGATGGGTTTTTTGGATAACGGCTGAAACATCAAAAATTTGGTAGCTGTTGTGTTGATGATCACGAATGGAATTCGAAACAGAGGTAAAGGAAAGCAAGAGAGCGAGAACTAAGAAGAAGGAGAGAATGGGGCTTGGAGTTTGAGCCATGTAGTCGTCGTTGTTGTGTTCTTGATAGGTTCAGAGGAGTGAGTTAAAGTGAGAGCTGGGAATGGGGCTTAAGTAAAGGACGTAAGGCAAAGGAGGGGCAGGGAAAGGACGGGGGAAGGGTTGGGGGGTCCTCAGGTCAGGGTTGTTTCCTGTTGAGGATGAGAACAAGAGGAGCATTTAAAGTTTGAAAGAAGCATGAAACCCGCTCTCTAAAGTTAATCCTCTtgacattttcctttttcttttctttttcaggaGTTTGGGTATTGGTGGCAATGCATGGATTGGGCTTGGTTAACGCAATGGAttaattttcattcatttttcgaCCTTGATTATAGTAGTATTTTAGCTTTCGAGTTTGGATGTTTGATTAGGAAATCAACTTGTTGATTTTAAAGTGTGGCTAGTACGTCCAGTAACAGATCCGAGATCTAACTGTTTGGATAGGATATTATTTGAAACATTATTTAGcataattactgtaatattgtttgtgatgtgatgtatgtgggataaaaaggtgattgaaaatataaaaagatgtgttgaaaaatatgtttatgatgaaagcaaaatattattatttgagataatttcacTATCCACCGGACAAACCATTTGTTAATGAAGCCTCGTGCAAAGCTTGTCTTCTTGTTCTTTCGTGATTTCTTGTGAATCCCTTCTTGTTGTTTGCCTGGTTTTTTATTTGTGCTGCAGAGAAACTCCAGAGTCGAAACTCCTGTTGTTTTATTCACATTCTTTCTTTTTGAGCTATTCACAATCTTTCTACTTGatgcttttatcttttttcttgtCGGTTGAGTGCAAAGATGGTTGGTGCAAGTGATCTCTCTTCCCTCTGTCTATCTTTACTtagatttttaaatttttagtaTGTTTCTTGTTAACACGAAAATTATTAATAGGTCTTTCAACCTTGTTAACACCTTGCAATTCCTAACTAAAAAATACATCGGCCAAGT
It includes:
- the LOC113739721 gene encoding protein ASPARTIC PROTEASE IN GUARD CELL 1-like, with the translated sequence MAQTPSPILSFFLVLALLLSFTSVSNSIRDHQHNSYQIFDVSAVIQKTHQVFTQTPQAQQEEEAKPTITATAQHNSSVLSFSLHPRASVKKPQHKDYSSLTRARIARDSAQVNSLNSKLEFALSGYTQADLKPVPTAVQPEDLETPLTSGVSQGSGEYFARMGVGRPGRSYYMVIDTGSDLSWLQCQPCADCYQQTDPMFDPSSSSTYRTVSCSAQECSQLQISGCSDGKCIYQINYGDGSYTMGDLATDTVSFGNSGSVSDVPIGCGHDNVGLFVGAAGLVGLARAPLSLPGRLRATSFSYCLVNRDSSSSSTLDFNSAPPGDSVFASMVRNPKLDLFYYLDMVGINVGGETLSIPASVFQVDGNGRGGVIVDSGTAVTRLNTQAYNALRDAFKKYASDLPSSSGFSLFDTCYDFSSVGGSVRVPTVSFLFASGKRLSLKPSNYLVPVDGRGKFCLAFAPTSSLSIIGNVQQQGTRVSFDLANRQFGFSPNKC